A section of the Rhodobacteraceae bacterium M382 genome encodes:
- a CDS encoding MmgE/PrpD family protein, with translation MTLPFDSFAADLRYDALPASVLHVLRRSFVDTMGVAAVGATTPLSGIARKVAPMIFGSGSAGSARMLMDGRATSPVGAAMAGAFTIDSIDAHDGVTPCKGHAGSAIFPALIAMAQASEQQINGQRFAELLAIAYEISYRAGLVQHATCDDYHTSGAWTAVGVAAAGAALLGGDSEQIRQAAGIGEYHGPRSQMMRCIDHPSMVRDGVGWGAPSGVTAAYLALEGFTGAPALTCEGPEGQEFWQDLGTGWRTVDYTHYKAYPCCRWAHPSLDAVHDMMRDNELTHDQISNVEIRTFHYATRLAGHEPRTQDDFAYSIAFPVAAMIVRGQVGVNELTDAALNDPDILRVSRSVQLIDDDDMTRISTDKRWAQVTLVLTDGRRIEDAPRTPRGDADRPLSDAQISDKFHALADPILGRARADEIEALSDRFDHLSAGDLSRLFDLCTQPV, from the coding sequence ATGACCCTGCCTTTTGACAGTTTCGCCGCCGATTTGCGTTATGACGCCCTGCCTGCGTCCGTGTTGCACGTGCTGCGGCGCAGCTTTGTGGACACGATGGGTGTTGCAGCCGTAGGTGCCACAACCCCGCTGTCAGGAATTGCGCGCAAGGTTGCTCCGATGATCTTTGGCAGCGGGTCGGCGGGATCTGCGCGGATGTTGATGGACGGGCGGGCGACCAGCCCGGTCGGCGCGGCCATGGCCGGAGCCTTTACCATCGACAGCATCGACGCCCATGACGGGGTGACACCCTGCAAGGGGCACGCAGGTTCAGCTATCTTTCCCGCATTGATCGCCATGGCACAGGCGAGCGAACAACAGATCAATGGACAACGTTTTGCCGAGCTGTTGGCCATCGCCTACGAGATTTCCTATCGCGCGGGATTGGTCCAGCATGCCACCTGTGACGACTATCACACGTCAGGAGCCTGGACCGCCGTGGGCGTGGCAGCGGCGGGGGCGGCGCTTTTGGGCGGAGACAGCGAACAGATCCGCCAGGCCGCCGGGATCGGAGAATATCACGGCCCGCGAAGCCAGATGATGCGCTGCATCGACCACCCGTCAATGGTACGTGACGGGGTCGGATGGGGCGCGCCTTCTGGTGTCACAGCGGCCTATCTGGCACTGGAAGGGTTTACGGGTGCCCCCGCCCTGACCTGCGAAGGCCCCGAAGGGCAAGAGTTTTGGCAGGATCTAGGGACGGGATGGCGCACTGTCGATTACACCCACTACAAGGCCTACCCCTGTTGCCGGTGGGCACACCCATCGCTCGACGCGGTGCATGATATGATGCGCGACAATGAGCTGACCCATGATCAGATCTCGAACGTCGAAATCCGCACCTTTCATTATGCCACCCGTCTGGCCGGGCACGAACCCCGGACCCAGGACGATTTCGCCTATTCCATCGCCTTTCCCGTTGCCGCGATGATCGTGCGCGGTCAGGTCGGGGTGAATGAACTGACCGATGCAGCCCTGAATGATCCAGATATCCTGCGCGTCAGCCGGTCGGTCCAATTGATCGACGACGATGATATGACCCGTATCAGCACCGACAAACGATGGGCTCAGGTGACGCTGGTTCTGACAGATGGTCGCCGGATCGAAGACGCTCCACGGACACCGCGCGGTGACGCGGATCGCCCGCTCAGCGACGCACAGATATCGGACAAATTCCACGCTCTGGCCGACCCGATACTGGGGCGCGCGCGCGCAGACGAAATCGAAGCCCTGTCCGACCGGTTTGATCACCTGTCCGCAGGTGATCTATCCCGGTTGTTCGACTTGTGCACGCAACCGGTTTGA
- a CDS encoding MarR family winged helix-turn-helix transcriptional regulator: protein MDDQISPISNYLSYALAAAHRAVNTSLASRLRKHGIQIEAWRVLETLEADGRLTMGQLAEIVLMNPPTLTKMVDRMVSDGLVHRQVAQNDNRQINLLPTALGRKRMLQIRQEIDDHDAVILGQLGDQETQKLIQLLRGLT, encoded by the coding sequence ATGGATGATCAAATCAGTCCGATCAGCAACTATCTCTCTTATGCACTGGCAGCGGCGCATCGCGCGGTGAACACGTCACTGGCGTCGCGGCTGCGCAAGCATGGCATTCAGATCGAAGCATGGCGGGTTCTGGAGACGCTGGAGGCGGACGGACGCCTGACGATGGGGCAGCTGGCCGAGATCGTGTTGATGAATCCTCCAACGCTGACCAAGATGGTGGATCGAATGGTGTCGGATGGTTTGGTGCACCGACAGGTGGCCCAGAATGACAATCGCCAGATCAACCTTCTCCCCACGGCCCTGGGGCGTAAACGTATGCTTCAGATCCGCCAGGAAATCGACGACCATGATGCGGTGATCCTGGGGCAGTTGGGTGATCAGGAAACCCAAAAGCTGATCCAGTTGCTGCGTGGTCTCACGTGA
- a CDS encoding substrate-binding domain-containing protein: MTSAPGPHVPTELEELREGPLTRAKGTYRIALLIPLCGSAGIWAPSCISSAQVAVEELNRAQGLDGRKVQLIMLDAALEASIPIEETVNDLIETESIDAIVGMHISAIRQRLSKVVRQRIPYVYTPLYEGGESTAGLFAIGETPQEQLGPSMALIQSEYKPRSWALIGNDYVWPRTSHLYAKAKLREMAVGLAYERYLPFGLKNMDQYVREIGQSDADAVLISLVGQDAVTFNRAFGKAGLHKRVVRLSCAIEENALMASGARNTKRMFAASSYFGTLPTEANAAFKELYYGVHGDQAPVLNALGQSTYEGVHFLAGLMQGHASIWHEKNLSNALPVIHRSGRKCLSANKSKRAPIYLARADGLKFEVIKEI, encoded by the coding sequence ATGACATCTGCACCCGGTCCTCATGTTCCAACCGAATTGGAGGAACTGCGCGAGGGTCCGCTGACGCGCGCCAAGGGCACGTATCGCATCGCGCTGCTTATCCCTTTGTGTGGTTCGGCCGGGATCTGGGCCCCCTCCTGTATCTCCAGCGCACAGGTTGCAGTGGAAGAGTTGAATCGCGCTCAGGGGCTGGACGGGCGCAAGGTACAGCTGATCATGCTGGATGCCGCATTGGAGGCGAGCATCCCGATCGAAGAAACCGTCAATGACCTGATCGAAACAGAATCGATCGACGCCATTGTCGGCATGCATATCAGCGCAATCCGCCAGCGTCTGAGCAAGGTTGTGCGCCAGCGCATCCCCTATGTCTACACGCCCCTCTACGAGGGCGGAGAGAGCACGGCGGGCCTGTTTGCCATTGGAGAAACCCCACAAGAGCAACTGGGCCCCTCCATGGCCCTGATCCAGAGCGAATACAAACCCCGCAGTTGGGCACTGATCGGCAATGATTATGTCTGGCCGCGCACCTCGCATCTGTATGCCAAAGCAAAGCTGCGCGAAATGGCAGTCGGGCTGGCCTATGAGAGATATCTGCCGTTTGGGCTGAAAAACATGGACCAATATGTCAGGGAAATCGGGCAATCGGATGCCGATGCCGTGCTGATTTCGCTGGTTGGTCAGGATGCCGTGACGTTCAACCGGGCCTTTGGCAAAGCGGGCCTGCACAAACGTGTGGTTCGTCTGTCCTGCGCAATCGAGGAAAACGCTCTGATGGCCAGCGGTGCCCGAAATACCAAACGCATGTTTGCCGCATCGTCCTATTTTGGCACCTTGCCGACCGAGGCCAACGCCGCCTTCAAGGAGCTGTATTACGGAGTACATGGCGACCAGGCACCCGTGTTGAATGCCTTGGGGCAATCGACGTATGAAGGGGTTCACTTCTTGGCCGGTCTGATGCAAGGCCACGCCTCGATCTGGCACGAAAAAAACCTGTCCAACGCGCTGCCGGTGATTCATCGCAGTGGTCGAAAATGCCTCTCTGCAAACAAGAGCAAACGTGCACCGATTTACCTGGCACGCGCAGATGGATTGAAATTTGAAGTAATAAAAGAAATATAA
- a CDS encoding flotillin family protein, with product MTHAKSGRIVLLWVVLLVLAALIILVGIWFLQRYYAKAALDTALVRTGFGGRRVVTDGGCLALPILHQVQKVSMGALTFATTRQGRDAVLTRDQMRADVVFEFELRVAPSEDAIATAAQTLGQRIARGGDTVQDVLAGTLVNAIQNAAAARTLDEIHLDRSGFSADVAQAIETQASLLGLTLVSASLISVDQSDLAQLNENNAYNAQGMRRLAELVAEQRKARIRAETESDIAVRESKLAQHQRQLELHRQEREAEIAQQEHLARLEADATSRQDQARVEAQRASETARIDSQARVKTTQIEQDEALRKSEMAALLALEEAKISNEIQLARKRAEESEAKAAEEQARAQVLLAGEHVQAQKDRAVAEREHAIARLQQDKELDLEEARVKRDVDTLLTRAQADATAAAKVAETDRLRMEAEAAGRVALNSAENTLSDAVIRMRLEERKLDRMPEIMTQMMKPVEKIDSIRINQISGAGGAGTGATEGVDGAFGAAMDQILGMAVRLPAMKQMGEEIGLDFDANLAGRTADYANRIKPKDKS from the coding sequence ATGACACATGCTAAGTCGGGGAGAATTGTCTTGCTTTGGGTTGTATTGTTGGTGCTCGCTGCGCTGATCATCCTTGTCGGGATCTGGTTTCTGCAACGCTATTACGCCAAGGCGGCGTTGGATACGGCGCTGGTACGTACCGGGTTCGGGGGACGCCGTGTGGTGACGGATGGCGGGTGTCTGGCGTTGCCGATTCTGCATCAGGTTCAAAAGGTCTCGATGGGGGCTTTGACATTTGCCACCACCCGACAGGGCCGCGACGCGGTGCTGACCCGGGACCAGATGCGTGCAGATGTGGTGTTCGAATTCGAACTGCGGGTCGCTCCGTCAGAAGACGCCATCGCAACCGCCGCCCAAACCCTGGGCCAGCGCATTGCCCGGGGCGGAGATACCGTACAGGACGTTCTGGCCGGGACATTGGTCAACGCCATACAGAATGCTGCCGCGGCGCGTACTTTGGACGAAATCCATCTGGATCGGTCCGGTTTCTCTGCGGATGTTGCGCAAGCCATCGAAACACAGGCCAGCCTGTTGGGGCTGACGCTGGTTTCGGCCTCGCTGATCTCGGTTGACCAAAGCGATCTGGCACAGTTGAACGAAAACAACGCATACAACGCGCAGGGGATGCGGCGGCTGGCCGAACTGGTCGCCGAGCAGCGCAAGGCCCGCATCAGGGCCGAAACAGAATCCGACATCGCCGTGCGTGAAAGCAAATTGGCCCAACATCAACGCCAGCTGGAGTTGCATCGTCAGGAACGCGAAGCCGAGATTGCCCAACAGGAACATCTGGCCCGGCTCGAAGCGGACGCGACATCGCGCCAGGATCAAGCCCGGGTTGAGGCCCAGCGCGCCAGTGAAACCGCCCGCATCGACAGCCAAGCGCGCGTCAAGACCACCCAGATCGAACAGGATGAAGCCCTTCGTAAATCCGAAATGGCCGCCCTATTGGCGCTCGAAGAGGCCAAGATTTCCAACGAAATCCAACTGGCCCGCAAGCGGGCCGAAGAATCCGAAGCCAAAGCAGCCGAGGAACAGGCCCGCGCCCAGGTCCTGTTGGCTGGCGAACATGTTCAGGCACAAAAGGATCGCGCCGTGGCCGAACGTGAACACGCCATTGCCCGACTGCAACAGGACAAGGAACTGGATCTCGAAGAGGCCCGTGTCAAACGCGACGTCGACACCCTGCTGACGCGGGCCCAGGCCGATGCCACCGCCGCCGCCAAAGTGGCCGAAACCGACCGGTTGCGCATGGAGGCAGAAGCCGCCGGTCGTGTCGCGCTCAACTCCGCTGAAAATACCCTCAGCGACGCGGTGATCCGGATGCGGCTCGAAGAGCGCAAACTGGACCGGATGCCGGAAATCATGACCCAGATGATGAAGCCGGTGGAAAAGATCGACTCGATCCGCATCAACCAGATCTCCGGTGCCGGTGGCGCTGGAACCGGGGCAACCGAAGGTGTCGATGGGGCCTTTGGGGCCGCGATGGATCAGATCCTGGGCATGGCCGTGCGCCTGCCCGCGATGAAACAGATGGGCGAGGAAATCGGGCTCGACTTTGATGCCAACCTTGCCGGGCGCACCGCCGATTACGCCAACCGTATCAAACCAAAAGACAAAAGCTGA
- a CDS encoding transporter substrate-binding protein yields the protein MSLNRRNFLAGTATLTGAGLLPQVAMAGDRIKLGSVLDTSGIFDAYGKPMDMAMRLAVNEINQSGGLLGKQVEVIGYDTQSDMALYSQYGQQLTRQDKVDVVHGGILSASREAIRQTMRKTKTLYFYNVLYEGGVCDRNIFINGVTPAQQVEALVPYAMKKAGKKVYILAADYNYGQITARWIQKFVAENGGETVGVDFFPLDVSDFGSTIAKIQTAAPDLVIAPLVGGAHLSFFRQWAAAGMKDRIPLASTTLGVGNEHKVLTPEEGNGIMVAYKYSQELDTPANAAFKQNWANAYGDSNSIHEIAVSNYQGVLTWAEAVRQAGSLDRDAVIAALETGLSIDGPAGKITVDPKTHHAVLDVHIMEFENQGMKVIETLPQRQPIDTQAVCDLSANPGDNTQYEIQI from the coding sequence ATGTCATTGAACAGACGTAACTTTCTGGCTGGAACCGCGACCCTGACCGGAGCGGGCCTGCTGCCGCAAGTGGCCATGGCCGGGGACCGGATCAAACTGGGATCGGTTCTGGACACATCCGGCATCTTTGATGCCTATGGCAAACCGATGGATATGGCCATGCGCCTGGCGGTGAACGAGATCAACCAGTCCGGCGGGCTGTTGGGCAAACAGGTCGAGGTCATCGGCTATGACACCCAATCCGACATGGCGCTGTATTCGCAATACGGCCAGCAGCTGACCCGTCAGGACAAAGTGGACGTGGTGCATGGCGGCATCCTGTCGGCCAGCCGCGAGGCAATCCGCCAGACCATGCGCAAGACCAAGACGTTGTATTTCTATAATGTTCTGTACGAAGGCGGTGTGTGTGATCGCAATATCTTTATCAACGGCGTGACCCCGGCCCAGCAGGTCGAAGCCCTGGTCCCCTATGCGATGAAAAAGGCGGGCAAGAAGGTCTATATCCTCGCCGCCGACTACAACTATGGACAGATCACTGCCCGCTGGATCCAGAAATTTGTCGCCGAAAACGGCGGCGAAACTGTTGGGGTCGACTTCTTTCCGCTGGATGTCAGCGACTTTGGCTCGACCATCGCCAAAATCCAGACCGCGGCCCCAGATCTGGTGATTGCCCCGCTGGTTGGTGGGGCGCATTTGTCGTTCTTCCGCCAATGGGCGGCGGCTGGTATGAAAGATCGGATACCGTTGGCGTCGACCACGTTGGGTGTGGGCAACGAACACAAGGTGCTGACCCCCGAAGAGGGCAACGGCATCATGGTAGCCTATAAGTACAGCCAGGAGCTGGACACCCCCGCCAATGCTGCGTTCAAGCAGAACTGGGCCAACGCCTATGGCGACAGCAATTCGATCCACGAGATTGCCGTGTCAAACTATCAGGGTGTGCTGACCTGGGCCGAAGCGGTGCGTCAGGCCGGATCGCTGGATCGCGATGCGGTGATAGCCGCGCTGGAAACCGGGCTGTCCATCGACGGACCCGCGGGCAAGATCACGGTAGATCCGAAAACCCATCACGCCGTTCTGGATGTCCATATCATGGAGTTCGAGAACCAGGGCATGAAGGTGATCGAAACCCTGCCCCAGCGCCAGCCGATCGACACCCAGGCGGTCTGTGATCTGTCGGCCAACCCCGGCGACAACACCCAATACGAAATCCAGATCTGA
- a CDS encoding branched-chain amino acid ABC transporter permease: protein MDLTFVILVEMLYAVASLILISAGLAVVFGMMKVINLAHGEFMMMGGYATITAVQLGVNIFVAMLIIAPIVVGLIGLIVERLVIRHLYGRLVDTMLATWGLSLFFIGLATMIFGNTTTGISTPIPGFTVGGYQINGYNFFIILVSAALLIASLVVLKSTRAGLIARGAMQRSDMAAALGYSPDRIYMATFFCGSALSGLAGAVLAPLVGLVPTSGGAYIAKAFITVIAGGPALIAGLFSSATLFGAVSQIFTFAVSPVMGEVALLLAAVVLLRLLPQGITGKFFKGKL, encoded by the coding sequence ATGGACCTGACATTCGTCATACTTGTTGAAATGCTCTATGCGGTAGCCTCGCTGATCCTGATCAGTGCCGGATTGGCTGTCGTGTTCGGCATGATGAAAGTGATCAACCTCGCCCATGGTGAATTCATGATGATGGGCGGATACGCCACCATCACCGCCGTGCAGCTGGGCGTAAACATATTCGTTGCCATGCTGATCATCGCCCCCATCGTGGTGGGGCTGATCGGATTGATCGTAGAACGGCTGGTGATCCGGCACCTTTATGGGCGGTTGGTGGATACCATGCTGGCGACCTGGGGGCTCAGCCTGTTTTTCATTGGATTGGCCACGATGATCTTTGGCAATACCACCACCGGCATTTCGACCCCGATCCCCGGATTTACGGTGGGGGGCTATCAGATCAACGGCTATAACTTCTTTATCATCCTTGTCTCGGCTGCCCTGCTGATCGCCAGTCTGGTGGTGCTGAAGTCCACTCGTGCAGGATTGATCGCGCGCGGTGCCATGCAACGATCCGACATGGCGGCGGCGTTGGGCTATAGCCCGGACCGGATCTATATGGCGACGTTCTTTTGCGGCTCGGCACTCAGCGGATTGGCCGGGGCGGTTTTGGCACCTCTGGTCGGGTTGGTACCCACATCAGGCGGAGCCTATATCGCCAAGGCGTTCATCACCGTGATCGCGGGGGGCCCTGCGCTGATCGCCGGGTTGTTTTCCAGCGCCACGTTGTTCGGCGCGGTCAGCCAGATCTTTACCTTTGCTGTCTCGCCCGTGATGGGCGAAGTCGCCCTGTTGTTGGCCGCCGTGGTTCTGCTGCGCCTGCTGCCACAGGGGATCACCGGCAAATTCTTCAAGGGAAAGCTGTGA
- a CDS encoding branched-chain amino acid ABC transporter permease — protein sequence MQGTLSKDVITTVIVTALLVWILPLMISTYTLTVLIIYGMLGLSLGLIWGFGGILCFGQAAFFGLGAYSYAIAAINMGESTLPMIIAVLVPALFAALLGAMMFYGRLTDVYLGVITLVVTLILFKFINSTAGPQYVIGNARLGGFNGIPGFQTLNVPGDPDAYIWGDAYFYVCAVLLAVVFILVSALLRSSFGRVAVGIRENETRMSLMGYDVRARKTVLFAVGAAIAGLAGALFANWGEIVTPSLFSLGQSAEIIIWCIVGGLGTRLGPILGAAGLAYLKFMLGQQSVVDNTLITGLILVLFVLFLPRGVVPALSGLWKISFGRRPLGRIHHTRRMRNRERQHG from the coding sequence ATGCAGGGAACCTTGTCAAAAGACGTCATCACCACCGTCATTGTCACCGCGTTGCTGGTCTGGATCCTGCCGCTGATGATCAGCACCTATACGCTGACCGTCCTGATCATCTATGGGATGCTCGGACTTAGCCTGGGGCTGATCTGGGGGTTCGGTGGCATCCTGTGTTTTGGTCAGGCCGCATTTTTCGGATTGGGGGCATACAGTTATGCCATCGCGGCCATCAACATGGGCGAAAGCACCCTGCCGATGATCATCGCCGTTCTGGTTCCGGCGCTGTTCGCCGCGCTGTTGGGCGCAATGATGTTCTATGGGCGGCTGACGGATGTCTATCTGGGTGTGATCACATTGGTGGTCACGCTGATCCTGTTCAAATTCATCAACTCGACCGCAGGACCACAGTATGTGATCGGCAATGCACGGTTGGGTGGCTTCAACGGTATCCCAGGCTTTCAGACCCTGAACGTGCCTGGCGATCCGGATGCCTATATCTGGGGGGATGCCTATTTCTATGTCTGTGCCGTGCTGCTGGCGGTGGTGTTTATCCTGGTCTCGGCGCTGCTCCGCTCCAGCTTTGGCCGGGTTGCGGTGGGCATTCGCGAAAACGAAACCCGCATGTCGCTGATGGGGTATGACGTGCGCGCCCGCAAAACCGTACTGTTTGCTGTTGGGGCCGCCATTGCCGGGCTGGCCGGGGCGCTGTTTGCCAATTGGGGCGAAATCGTCACCCCCAGCCTGTTTTCGCTGGGTCAATCGGCGGAGATCATCATCTGGTGCATCGTCGGCGGGCTTGGCACCCGATTGGGGCCGATCCTGGGCGCGGCCGGGCTGGCCTATCTCAAATTCATGCTGGGACAACAAAGCGTTGTCGACAACACGCTGATCACCGGGCTGATCCTGGTGCTGTTCGTGCTGTTCCTGCCTCGTGGCGTGGTCCCGGCGCTGAGCGGCCTCTGGAAGATCAGCTTTGGCCGTCGCCCGTTGGGCCGCATTCATCACACCCGCCGGATGCGCAACAGGGAGCGTCAACATGGCTGA
- a CDS encoding ATP-binding cassette domain-containing protein, whose amino-acid sequence MAEIVLETQGLTMRFGGVVASNNVDFKLRAGELRCLIGPNGAGKSTFFKCVAGLQTPTEGQVFMRGLETTQWMPHDIASLGVGIKTQTPNVLDALSVFENIWLAARRFHDPKTANAKAQDIIDRLALNAIARNDLGQLAHGERQRVELGLVAVGDPWLVLLDEPAAGMSAEDVARMTEIIHELNRTAAIVIVEHDMQFIRSIADTVTVFHQGAVLMEDHVDRVMSDPMVRNVYLGKKA is encoded by the coding sequence ATGGCTGAAATTGTTTTGGAAACCCAAGGTCTGACCATGCGGTTCGGCGGAGTTGTGGCGTCAAACAACGTGGATTTCAAACTGCGCGCGGGCGAGCTGCGGTGTCTGATCGGTCCCAACGGGGCGGGAAAATCCACCTTCTTCAAATGCGTCGCCGGGTTGCAAACCCCGACCGAAGGTCAGGTGTTCATGCGCGGGTTGGAAACCACGCAATGGATGCCGCATGATATTGCCTCGCTGGGTGTGGGGATCAAGACCCAAACCCCCAATGTACTGGACGCGCTGTCTGTGTTTGAAAACATCTGGCTGGCAGCGCGCCGGTTTCATGACCCCAAAACCGCCAATGCCAAGGCACAGGATATCATTGACCGGCTGGCGCTGAATGCCATCGCCCGCAACGATCTGGGCCAACTCGCGCATGGTGAACGCCAACGGGTCGAATTGGGGCTGGTTGCCGTTGGCGACCCTTGGCTGGTGTTGCTGGACGAACCCGCAGCAGGCATGAGCGCCGAAGACGTCGCCCGCATGACCGAGATCATCCACGAATTGAACCGCACCGCCGCCATCGTGATCGTTGAACACGACATGCAATTCATCCGTTCGATCGCCGATACCGTCACCGTGTTCCATCAGGGCGCAGTGCTGATGGAGGACCATGTCGATAGGGTCATGTCCGACCCGATGGTGCGCAATGTCTATTTAGGAAAGAAGGCCTGA
- a CDS encoding amidase, with protein sequence MGTETSTDTAHVLDVKSLSGGYGKVPILHGIEFSVAENEVVGILGHNGMGKTTLLKTLMGFLPPSSGTLRFHDTDITRLSPYERAGLGLGYVPQGRGIFPQLSVRNNLRFAWHEYAGASESDVMEAVLADFPRLRPLLDRDGGALSGGEQQLLALARCLMGDPDFLLLDEPTEGIQPSIIEEMAETLLNLRQARGLSILLVEQNFDFIADLSDRVLVLERGRITGALSRDELSDQAKVDQFLGFGAARSTRGNDTPRPIAKTAQHAAQHAAPHPAHQPAQMGTNMTVKRPTLAQMRDMATRFGMSLTDAELAEFSTIMEPYIQAYDRLDATPDNLPPVRYPRSPGHFPDFSENPLNAWYVKTEVRGAPDGPLRGKRIALKDTICLAGVPMMNGSSIMEGYTPEIDATIVTRMLDAGAVIAGKAHSENFCLSGGSHTGAKGPIQNPWKHGYMAGGSSGGSAALVAAGEVDMAIAGDQGGSIRIPSSNCGVYGMKPTHGLVPYTGVMPIEQTIDHVGPVSNTVADNALLLEVLAGEDGLDPRQYKPKTYRYTEALGRGAQGLRIGILKEGFHRPESEPDVDQKVLTAADRFRELGARVEEVSIPEHHLAVDCWTAITVEGLQDHMMHGNSAGTNYRGLFLPSMIDHMAQWRSRADELTHSLKVCMFLGEFFQTQYRGRFYGKAQNLMRKVNDRYAQALGQYDLLLMPTVPMKPQEIPPADCSITLYVQRAFEMIGNTAPFNGGLPAMNAPCGLSEGLPIGMMLVGANYGELKLYQAAHAFEQSGDWRSM encoded by the coding sequence ATGGGCACAGAAACATCAACAGACACCGCCCATGTATTGGATGTCAAAAGCCTGTCGGGCGGCTATGGCAAGGTGCCGATCCTGCACGGGATCGAATTTTCCGTCGCCGAAAACGAAGTCGTCGGCATCTTGGGCCACAATGGCATGGGCAAGACGACTCTGCTCAAGACGCTGATGGGGTTCTTGCCACCATCATCGGGGACATTGCGGTTTCACGACACCGACATCACCCGCCTATCCCCCTATGAACGCGCCGGGTTGGGGTTGGGATATGTACCACAGGGGCGCGGGATCTTTCCGCAGCTGTCGGTGCGCAACAACCTGCGCTTTGCCTGGCACGAATACGCAGGCGCCAGCGAGAGCGATGTGATGGAGGCCGTTCTGGCCGATTTCCCCCGCCTGCGCCCGCTGCTGGACCGCGATGGCGGCGCGCTGTCGGGTGGTGAACAGCAATTGCTGGCACTCGCGCGCTGTTTGATGGGGGACCCGGATTTCCTGTTGCTGGATGAGCCAACCGAAGGCATCCAGCCGTCGATCATCGAAGAAATGGCCGAAACCCTGCTGAACCTGCGGCAGGCGCGCGGTTTGTCGATCCTGCTGGTCGAGCAGAATTTTGACTTTATCGCCGATCTGTCGGACCGGGTTCTGGTGCTGGAGCGGGGCCGCATCACCGGCGCGCTGAGCCGGGATGAGCTGTCCGATCAGGCCAAGGTTGATCAATTCCTGGGCTTTGGCGCAGCCAGATCGACGCGGGGCAACGACACCCCGCGTCCTATCGCCAAAACCGCTCAACACGCTGCCCAACATGCCGCCCCGCACCCTGCACATCAACCCGCACAAATGGGAACCAACATGACAGTCAAACGCCCCACCCTTGCCCAGATGCGCGACATGGCCACCCGGTTCGGGATGAGCCTGACCGACGCCGAGCTGGCGGAATTCTCCACCATCATGGAACCATATATCCAAGCCTATGACCGGCTGGACGCCACGCCTGACAACCTGCCCCCGGTGCGGTATCCTAGGTCCCCGGGTCATTTCCCAGACTTTTCGGAAAACCCGCTGAACGCCTGGTACGTCAAAACCGAAGTGCGCGGCGCGCCAGATGGTCCGCTGCGCGGCAAACGGATCGCGCTCAAGGACACGATCTGTTTGGCGGGGGTGCCGATGATGAACGGCTCGTCCATCATGGAAGGCTACACACCCGAAATCGACGCCACCATCGTCACCCGGATGCTGGATGCAGGCGCCGTGATCGCGGGCAAGGCACATAGCGAAAATTTCTGCCTGTCGGGCGGGTCCCATACCGGGGCCAAGGGGCCGATCCAGAACCCGTGGAAACATGGGTATATGGCCGGGGGGTCGTCGGGCGGCTCCGCGGCATTGGTTGCGGCGGGCGAGGTGGATATGGCCATTGCCGGGGATCAGGGCGGGTCGATCCGTATCCCGTCGTCCAACTGCGGCGTTTACGGGATGAAACCCACGCATGGGTTGGTCCCTTATACCGGCGTCATGCCGATTGAACAGACCATCGACCATGTGGGGCCCGTGTCCAACACGGTGGCCGACAATGCCCTGTTGTTGGAGGTATTGGCAGGCGAAGACGGGTTGGACCCGCGCCAGTACAAACCCAAAACCTATCGCTATACCGAAGCGTTGGGACGGGGCGCCCAGGGGCTGAGGATCGGCATCTTAAAGGAAGGGTTTCACCGCCCTGAAAGCGAACCGGATGTGGATCAAAAGGTGCTCACCGCCGCTGATCGGTTCCGCGAATTGGGCGCAAGGGTCGAAGAGGTATCAATCCCGGAACACCATCTGGCGGTGGACTGCTGGACCGCCATCACGGTCGAAGGCTTGCAGGATCACATGATGCACGGCAATTCGGCCGGAACCAATTACCGCGGTCTGTTCCTGCCGTCAATGATCGACCACATGGCGCAATGGCGCAGCCGCGCCGATGAGCTGACCCATTCGCTCAAGGTATGCATGTTTCTGGGTGAATTCTTTCAGACACAATATCGTGGGCGGTTCTATGGCAAAGCCCAGAACCTGATGCGCAAGGTCAATGATCGCTATGCCCAAGCGCTTGGGCAATATGATCTTTTGCTGATGCCCACCGTCCCGATGAAACCCCAGGAGATCCCGCCTGCGGATTGTTCGATCACCTTGTATGTGCAACGCGCCTTTGAAATGATCGGAAATACCGCGCCCTTTAATGGCGGACTGCCCGCAATGAATGCCCCCTGCGGGCTGAGCGAAGGTCTGCCCATCGGCATGATGCTGGTCGGGGCGAACTATGGTGAATTGAAACTGTATCAGGCTGCGCATGCCTTTGAACAAAGTGGCGACTGGCGCAGCATGTAA